In Pseudofrankia saprophytica, one genomic interval encodes:
- the ltrA gene encoding group II intron reverse transcriptase/maturase yields the protein MPEDASLDGGAPRGHDLTVAAARVSGMQAKLHRWAAADPGRRFDDLYNFVCDPATLLVAYRRVAGNRGARTAGVDGLTVADVDRQLGVSGFLDDLRSQLKAGTFRPLPVRERVIPKPGGAGKIRRLGIPTVADRVVQAALKLVLEPIFDTDFLPVSYGFRPGRRAQDAIAEIHMFGTKGYRWVLDADIHACFDEINHGVLMDRVRKRIKDKRVLALVKAFLKAGILTELGEPQNTRTGVPQGGILSPLLANIALSVLDEHLHGPWQPGGAQSTQVKRAGRRKKGLPRWRLVRYADDFVVLVNGNEHDAQTLREEVVRVLTTMGLRLSEAKTQVTHLDRGFDFLGFRIQRRRKRGTDKWYVYTFVADRAIRAVKAKIRAMTPRESHQGLEDLLTWINRVTHGWAGYFKHAVAKHVFSAIDSFVWWRLARLLMTRHRWRWKEFRARYTTPTGRWLNYWAGTTEWKRTAKIPVTRYRYRGTRIPTPWAPQPA from the coding sequence ATGCCGGAAGACGCGTCGTTGGATGGCGGCGCTCCACGCGGACACGACCTCACGGTGGCGGCTGCGCGGGTATCGGGGATGCAGGCCAAACTTCACCGTTGGGCGGCGGCTGATCCTGGCCGCCGGTTCGATGACCTGTACAACTTCGTGTGTGACCCGGCGACGCTGCTCGTGGCGTATCGGCGGGTCGCTGGTAACCGGGGCGCCCGGACTGCTGGTGTCGACGGCCTCACGGTCGCCGACGTCGACCGGCAGCTGGGCGTCTCCGGGTTCCTGGACGACCTGCGTTCCCAGCTGAAGGCGGGCACCTTCCGCCCGCTGCCGGTCAGAGAGCGCGTGATTCCCAAACCGGGAGGGGCGGGGAAAATACGGCGACTCGGGATTCCCACAGTCGCTGACAGGGTCGTCCAGGCCGCGCTGAAACTGGTCCTGGAACCGATCTTCGACACCGACTTTCTGCCGGTATCGTATGGCTTCAGGCCGGGTCGGCGGGCGCAGGACGCGATAGCCGAGATCCACATGTTCGGCACCAAGGGCTACCGCTGGGTGCTGGACGCGGACATCCACGCGTGTTTCGACGAGATCAACCATGGCGTGCTGATGGACCGGGTAAGGAAACGGATCAAGGACAAGCGTGTGCTGGCGCTGGTCAAGGCGTTCCTGAAAGCCGGGATCCTCACCGAACTCGGCGAGCCCCAGAACACCCGGACCGGCGTTCCCCAAGGCGGTATTCTTTCACCGCTGCTCGCGAACATTGCCCTGTCGGTGCTCGACGAGCATCTGCACGGGCCGTGGCAGCCGGGTGGGGCGCAGTCGACCCAGGTAAAACGCGCGGGCCGGCGCAAGAAAGGGCTCCCGAGGTGGCGGCTCGTCCGCTACGCGGACGACTTCGTCGTCCTGGTCAACGGGAATGAGCACGACGCCCAGACGCTGCGCGAAGAAGTAGTCCGGGTGTTGACCACGATGGGGCTGCGCCTGTCCGAGGCGAAGACTCAGGTCACGCATCTGGATCGGGGTTTCGACTTCCTCGGGTTCCGCATCCAGCGGCGCCGCAAGAGGGGGACAGACAAGTGGTACGTCTACACCTTCGTAGCCGACCGGGCGATCCGGGCGGTGAAGGCGAAGATCAGGGCCATGACTCCCAGGGAATCACATCAGGGCCTGGAGGACCTGCTGACCTGGATCAACAGGGTCACGCACGGGTGGGCCGGCTACTTCAAGCACGCCGTGGCGAAGCACGTGTTCAGTGCCATCGACAGCTTCGTCTGGTGGCGTCTCGCTCGGCTGCTGATGACCCGGCACCGCTGGAGATGGAAGGAGTTCCGCGCCCGATATACCACCCCCACCGGGAGGTGGTTGAACTACTGGGCCGGTACCACCGAGTGGAAGCGGACCGCCAAGATACCGGTCACCCGGTACCGCTACCGCGGCACTCGGATCCCCACCCCCTGGGCCCCACAACCCGCATAA
- a CDS encoding choice-of-anchor D domain-containing protein codes for MVARMIPGQKLSKWTWLMEDVTVRGIVRDAVDPNDHREPKQIGAELGGADAFDLEVDPNYRHLIAISGNNPTPFRSPPGCIHVEGYHHDFDNPDWINRVAPSYYPEERKEEWFKVDGRNLAVGDRIEVAGRWIIENQHENFCWRGSAITKFFRNWSRENPPSPLLVTNYGCVWTELHPFKWKEIKSVRRLPATGTEKETLCLAAPLYECTFARGGIFNDGRLRGRVAILSDKKNYREDAHARMHIKGPELPALFKMDRSLVRFREVAILNGTERSLDEIRSIEVVDDGIVVEASISAPATVETYDEDGNRYFIADKNDPANDRSVFKAHYYVDWAPRVRVAGSIGADSANLIELPEQKAGTSVQFNINLENVGPDRLDVIDIEIVGDHPTLFQVNNPRVTLPPRSTVTIPAEFKPPNFLAGSRFETYPPYVVEALVKLQTTDPANPTCEIILRGPVAAPPLASTLRLEPGSINFGAVEVGTSCRTNYRLFNTGRREVVIKSVVVERESPYVDQFKFGTAFPGMVVAPGESQSISVSFCPQHAGEAHSEAVATVAETVAEERSTSVRLSVSGTGTIPADDTSPGRNPGLRVEPTSINLGSVKVGTSSRREVSILNTGQYSVSVISAIFENESPSIGQFRFDMALPPTILRPGEGQDISVVFTPHKSGTAQAEAVVTVNSMNSIGPSSVFRISVSGVGWLPKFKNLLNLSVRELARKWRADRRRFSTRLEPVDPRTG; via the coding sequence GTGGTGGCACGCATGATACCGGGACAGAAGTTGTCGAAGTGGACCTGGTTAATGGAGGATGTGACAGTCCGAGGCATCGTGAGGGATGCGGTAGACCCGAATGACCACCGCGAGCCGAAACAAATCGGTGCGGAGCTCGGCGGGGCGGACGCATTCGATCTAGAGGTTGACCCCAACTATCGCCACCTGATTGCCATTTCCGGGAATAATCCAACTCCGTTTAGATCGCCTCCGGGGTGCATACATGTCGAAGGCTACCATCACGACTTCGATAATCCGGATTGGATCAATCGAGTGGCCCCCTCATACTATCCGGAGGAGAGGAAGGAAGAATGGTTCAAGGTTGATGGGCGTAATCTCGCCGTGGGCGACCGAATAGAAGTCGCCGGACGATGGATTATAGAAAACCAGCATGAGAACTTCTGTTGGCGAGGTAGTGCGATAACGAAGTTCTTCCGAAATTGGTCTCGAGAAAACCCGCCTTCCCCTCTTCTGGTCACCAATTATGGTTGCGTCTGGACGGAGCTTCATCCATTCAAATGGAAGGAGATTAAATCTGTGCGGAGGCTCCCGGCTACCGGAACAGAGAAAGAAACGCTGTGCCTTGCCGCCCCCTTGTACGAGTGTACTTTCGCAAGGGGTGGCATATTTAATGATGGCCGCCTAAGAGGGCGCGTCGCCATCTTGTCCGACAAAAAAAACTATCGGGAGGATGCTCATGCTCGCATGCATATCAAAGGGCCCGAGCTTCCTGCGTTGTTCAAAATGGATCGAAGCTTGGTCCGTTTTAGAGAGGTCGCGATCCTCAACGGCACAGAGCGGTCGTTGGATGAGATACGGTCGATTGAGGTGGTGGACGACGGAATAGTTGTCGAGGCATCCATCAGCGCTCCAGCCACGGTTGAAACCTACGACGAAGACGGCAATCGCTATTTCATTGCAGACAAAAATGACCCGGCCAACGATCGTAGCGTTTTTAAGGCTCACTACTACGTGGACTGGGCGCCGCGGGTCAGGGTGGCAGGCAGTATCGGCGCAGACTCCGCAAATCTTATTGAGCTACCTGAGCAAAAGGCTGGCACGTCCGTTCAATTCAACATAAATCTAGAGAATGTCGGGCCAGATCGACTAGATGTGATCGATATCGAGATTGTTGGTGACCATCCAACCTTATTCCAAGTCAACAATCCGAGAGTCACTTTGCCACCTCGATCCACGGTGACTATACCTGCAGAGTTCAAGCCCCCGAACTTTCTCGCGGGATCCAGATTCGAGACTTACCCTCCCTATGTCGTAGAGGCCTTAGTTAAACTTCAGACAACAGATCCGGCAAATCCGACATGCGAAATCATCCTGCGGGGACCTGTGGCCGCGCCGCCCCTGGCTTCCACGCTTCGCCTTGAGCCCGGAAGCATAAACTTCGGTGCGGTCGAAGTTGGCACGTCATGCCGCACGAACTACCGACTGTTCAATACCGGACGGCGTGAGGTTGTAATAAAGTCTGTGGTCGTCGAGCGCGAGTCACCCTACGTCGATCAGTTTAAGTTCGGAACGGCGTTCCCCGGCATGGTGGTGGCACCGGGAGAGAGTCAGAGTATTTCGGTTTCGTTCTGCCCACAGCATGCCGGTGAAGCGCATTCGGAGGCCGTGGCGACAGTCGCCGAAACAGTGGCTGAGGAGCGTTCCACTTCAGTGCGACTTTCCGTGTCCGGAACGGGAACGATTCCAGCCGATGATACGTCGCCGGGCCGAAACCCAGGCCTTCGCGTCGAGCCTACTAGTATCAATCTAGGGTCAGTCAAGGTCGGTACGTCTAGTCGGCGAGAAGTTAGCATACTCAACACCGGGCAGTATAGCGTCTCGGTAATTTCGGCAATCTTTGAAAACGAATCTCCGTCGATCGGTCAATTTCGTTTCGACATGGCGCTTCCGCCAACGATTTTACGGCCCGGAGAGGGTCAGGATATCTCTGTTGTTTTTACTCCTCACAAGTCCGGTACCGCGCAGGCGGAGGCCGTGGTGACAGTAAACAGCATGAATTCTATTGGACCTTCTTCCGTATTTCGGATTTCCGTGTCGGGAGTTGGATGGCTTCCTAAATTCAAAAATCTCCTGAATCTCTCCGTTCGAGAACTGGCCAGGAAGTGGCGTGCTGACAGGCGTCGCTTCAGCACAAGATTGGAGCCGGTTGACCCCCGGACCGGTTGA
- a CDS encoding CHAT domain-containing protein, with protein sequence MNEAGVAMRVRLLAAVQHRLDRFIQTQDPAAVLDSEATAQARELLAAVPDPAADLEVAFAVGWLHWFRYQALDAGDDQEDLAAAVRLLAPVYLASPDAVPEQVRGFFEQSAGTGQPPTAAKDGPRTWARDGVRLLRHGRSTGDLASVEGAVRLLRQAVDATSANDEARPRRLSNLAAALLARYSQVGVPADLDAAVEIGRQAVDAAAVDDDHLAAMLSNLGGALRARYERTGAPSDLDAAVDLSRRAADATPLGHPDRAERLSNLSAALQRRFGRTGMPADLDAAVESSSQAVDTAGPDHPDRGAMLANLGTALRSRFERTQVRADLDAAVDAARQAVDATSPARADHAVYLSSLGIALLTRFEQIGVTADLDAALDAGRRSVDAMAMGHPDRPGQLSNVAAALQRRFGHTGALADLDAAIEVGRQAIDAGPPGDPERARYLTNQTSALWTRFGRTGSLADLDAAVDAGRAAVRATPTGHPDWPGRLSNLAAALQRRFGQTGTLSDLDAAVDIGREAVGATLPGHVDRAVMLTNLGGCLRARFERTGLLTDLDTAVTAARAAVDETPAGHTERAGRLSNLAVAHLTRFTRTGTPSDLDSAVEIGRRAVEATPSHHPDRALYLSNLGAALLTRSERAESSPDLDAAAEASRQALDVTPPDHPDRAVYLSNLATALLTRFDRHGEPADLDAVAQAAQEAAGLVVAPPRVRAVAARQWGRSAALRGRWDEAVVGFAAAVELLGELAARESYRADQEDLLAEVGGLGAEAAVCAVRAGDPARAVELFEQGRGVLLAQALDARADLSALRDRQPAMGDRFGTLTAELARPPHAAVPWTADLAAADEVELSARRRRAAREELDRLVADIRELDEFQEFLRPPRLAELVHAAAGGALVLVAVSRYGAYGIVLSGDGLAEPLELAGLTPESVAAQVTSFLTAMDLVGSATNRDERTQARAGVTQTLGWLWDHLTGPVLDQLEILGVLPGAGEAAPPPRVWWCLSGPLSFLPVHAAGWLDTGAGKGQSTALDRVVSSFIPTLRALIHARRRATPGSSPEGGTLAVAMPRTPGASDLPGAKAELAVVVAHLGGDARTLVGEQVQRETVQDALPAATWAHFTCHGYSDLAAPSSSRLLLHDHADRPFSVVEVARLRLEHADLAYLSACSTARPGGRLADEAIHLASAFQLAGYRHVVATLWPVPDRPARRAVDVIYGRLVRDGQRDASRAPDAVHAAAHALRERYPAYPDIWAALIHSGP encoded by the coding sequence ATGAACGAGGCGGGGGTAGCGATGCGGGTGCGGCTACTGGCGGCGGTCCAACACCGGCTGGACCGGTTCATCCAGACCCAGGACCCGGCGGCGGTCCTGGACAGCGAGGCGACCGCGCAGGCGCGGGAACTGTTGGCCGCGGTTCCCGATCCGGCGGCGGACCTCGAGGTGGCGTTCGCGGTCGGCTGGCTGCACTGGTTCCGTTACCAGGCACTCGACGCGGGCGACGACCAGGAGGACCTCGCTGCCGCGGTGCGCCTGCTCGCGCCGGTGTACCTGGCTTCGCCCGATGCCGTACCCGAGCAGGTACGAGGCTTCTTCGAGCAGTCCGCGGGCACCGGCCAGCCTCCTACCGCAGCGAAGGACGGACCGCGGACGTGGGCCCGCGACGGCGTCCGTCTGCTGCGACATGGCAGGTCGACGGGCGACCTCGCCTCCGTGGAGGGGGCGGTGCGGCTGCTGCGACAGGCGGTCGACGCGACGTCGGCTAACGACGAGGCGCGCCCGCGGCGGCTGTCCAACCTTGCCGCGGCCCTGCTGGCCCGGTATTCACAGGTCGGCGTGCCAGCCGACCTGGACGCGGCCGTGGAGATCGGCCGTCAGGCAGTGGACGCGGCCGCGGTGGACGACGACCATCTCGCCGCGATGCTCTCGAACCTGGGTGGTGCGCTCCGTGCCCGCTACGAGCGCACCGGCGCTCCGTCCGACCTGGACGCGGCGGTAGACCTCAGCCGCCGGGCCGCCGACGCGACCCCCCTCGGCCATCCCGACCGTGCGGAGCGCCTGTCGAACCTCAGTGCCGCACTCCAGCGACGCTTCGGTCGCACCGGAATGCCAGCCGACCTGGACGCGGCGGTGGAAAGCAGCAGCCAGGCGGTCGACACGGCTGGACCCGACCACCCGGACCGGGGCGCGATGCTGGCGAACCTGGGCACGGCGCTGCGGAGCCGTTTCGAGCGCACCCAGGTGCGCGCCGATCTGGACGCCGCGGTCGACGCCGCCCGCCAGGCTGTCGACGCCACCTCACCGGCCCGCGCCGATCACGCTGTCTACCTGTCGAGCCTCGGGATCGCTCTGCTGACGCGCTTCGAGCAGATCGGCGTCACGGCCGACCTGGACGCCGCGCTCGACGCTGGCCGCCGGTCCGTTGACGCCATGGCAATGGGCCATCCCGACCGGCCGGGGCAGCTGTCCAATGTCGCCGCGGCGCTGCAGCGGCGCTTCGGGCACACCGGCGCGCTGGCCGACCTCGACGCCGCCATCGAGGTCGGGCGCCAGGCGATCGACGCCGGACCGCCCGGGGACCCGGAGCGGGCGCGGTATCTGACCAACCAGACCAGCGCGCTCTGGACGAGGTTCGGCCGCACCGGGTCACTCGCGGACCTGGATGCCGCCGTGGACGCCGGTCGCGCGGCCGTCCGCGCCACCCCGACCGGCCACCCGGACTGGCCCGGGCGCCTGTCGAACCTCGCCGCAGCGCTGCAGCGGCGCTTCGGACAGACCGGCACGCTCAGCGACCTGGACGCGGCCGTCGACATCGGCCGCGAAGCGGTCGGCGCCACGCTGCCCGGCCATGTCGACCGCGCCGTGATGCTGACGAACCTGGGTGGCTGCCTTCGGGCGCGTTTCGAGCGGACCGGGCTCCTCACGGATCTGGACACCGCCGTGACCGCCGCCCGAGCGGCCGTCGACGAGACGCCGGCGGGCCATACGGAACGGGCGGGGCGTCTGTCGAACCTCGCGGTCGCGCACCTGACGCGGTTCACCCGGACGGGGACGCCCTCGGACCTGGACAGCGCGGTCGAGATCGGACGCCGGGCCGTGGAAGCCACCCCGTCCCACCATCCGGACCGCGCGCTGTACTTGTCCAACCTGGGCGCGGCGCTGCTCACCCGGTCCGAGCGAGCTGAGTCGTCACCGGACCTGGACGCGGCGGCCGAGGCCAGCCGGCAGGCGCTCGACGTCACGCCGCCTGATCATCCCGACCGTGCCGTCTATCTGTCGAACCTCGCGACCGCGCTGCTGACGCGGTTCGACCGGCACGGGGAGCCGGCGGATCTGGATGCCGTGGCACAGGCCGCCCAGGAGGCGGCCGGCCTCGTGGTCGCGCCGCCGCGGGTGCGGGCGGTGGCTGCCCGGCAGTGGGGCAGGTCCGCGGCGCTGCGTGGGCGGTGGGACGAGGCGGTCGTGGGCTTCGCGGCAGCCGTGGAACTGCTCGGCGAGCTGGCCGCGCGGGAGTCGTACCGTGCCGACCAGGAGGACCTGCTCGCCGAGGTCGGCGGCCTCGGCGCCGAGGCCGCGGTGTGCGCGGTCCGCGCGGGCGACCCGGCGCGCGCGGTCGAGCTGTTCGAACAGGGACGAGGGGTGCTGCTCGCGCAGGCACTGGACGCGCGCGCCGACCTGAGCGCGCTGCGAGACCGGCAGCCGGCAATGGGCGACCGGTTTGGCACCCTGACCGCCGAACTGGCGCGCCCCCCGCACGCGGCCGTGCCCTGGACCGCTGATCTCGCGGCGGCCGACGAAGTGGAGCTGTCCGCGAGGCGTCGGCGTGCGGCGCGGGAGGAGCTCGACCGCCTCGTCGCCGACATCCGTGAGCTGGATGAATTCCAGGAGTTTCTGCGGCCGCCGAGGCTGGCCGAGCTGGTTCACGCCGCCGCCGGTGGCGCGCTGGTACTGGTCGCCGTCTCCAGGTACGGCGCGTATGGGATTGTTCTGTCCGGCGACGGCCTCGCCGAACCGCTGGAACTCGCCGGGCTGACTCCGGAATCCGTCGCGGCGCAGGTAACGTCCTTTCTCACCGCGATGGACCTCGTCGGGTCGGCGACGAACCGAGACGAGCGGACACAGGCACGGGCTGGTGTCACCCAGACGCTGGGCTGGCTGTGGGACCATCTCACCGGCCCGGTGCTTGACCAGCTGGAGATCCTCGGCGTTCTGCCCGGCGCCGGCGAGGCAGCTCCTCCACCACGGGTGTGGTGGTGCCTGTCCGGCCCGCTGTCCTTTCTGCCCGTGCACGCCGCGGGATGGTTGGACACCGGCGCTGGCAAAGGACAGTCCACGGCGCTCGACCGGGTCGTATCGTCGTTCATACCGACGCTGCGCGCTCTGATCCACGCGCGGCGCAGAGCCACGCCGGGCTCGTCGCCAGAAGGCGGGACGCTGGCGGTCGCCATGCCGAGAACGCCGGGCGCCTCCGACCTTCCCGGCGCCAAGGCCGAACTGGCGGTCGTGGTCGCGCACCTGGGCGGCGACGCCAGAACACTCGTCGGCGAGCAGGTCCAACGGGAGACGGTCCAGGACGCGCTGCCCGCGGCGACGTGGGCGCACTTCACCTGTCACGGCTACAGCGACCTCGCCGCCCCGTCGAGTAGCCGGCTGCTCCTACACGACCACGCGGACAGACCGTTCAGTGTGGTGGAGGTCGCGCGGCTGCGCCTCGAGCACGCCGACCTGGCTTATCTGTCGGCCTGTTCCACAGCCCGCCCCGGCGGCCGGCTCGCCGACGAGGCAATTCACCTCGCCTCAGCGTTCCAGCTCGCCGGCTACCGGCACGTCGTCGCGACGCTCTGGCCAGTGCCTGACCGGCCGGCCCGGCGCGCGGTCGACGTCATCTACGGCCGGCTCGTCCGTGACGGCCAGCGCGACGCGAGCCGCGCGCCCGACGCCGTCCACGCGGCGGCCCACGCGTTGCGCGAGCGATACCCGGCCTATCCCGATATCTGGGCTGCGCTCATTCATTCGGGTCCGTGA
- a CDS encoding CATRA conflict system CASPASE/TPR repeat-associated protein, producing the protein MAGDGAGPLIAPELVVHLFAPAGGPHAAETYGYLRRAWFACRDEFGMRHPIPALDLPRDPPERHRPEPGAIDEFLAAQAHAGEGVFQALLRRAHDVLCLSIMLAPSPATSPSWVELQRRWVRACGPIPGGLLGAAEIYQARLADPETSHVEPAHPLAAACRELLPAPTPPVWFDNLGVATPQGFAVWEAERDEEARARRRIVVLAPNDRDDELSAWTWSRGDAAITPFARYLMHAAKLRYHLRVWAGGDPLRTVRDRTDQLTESVAGLLDEQLAAGGALPRQDEGRTRTGDLRAQALHLALSMTRVREIRHSVEIAGYNLAQYAPPADAHGGNGGGLFADDRDLASWFPQQLDDDLRYADASAERAQSALDAAERVLDPPPAHRGIAEPDSGRPLPEPPAQARGEPGPAAVPAPRGLTPPRLPGPARVLALADEWLPGRGGLSALNRSLCAALAEAGAEVYCVVPGATPEERSDADRVAVRLVDAPALPGAALRDLLMRRPPLPDGVLPDLVLGHGRITGSHAKAVTEDHFPAARRVHIVHTSPDETDWWRPDRGEDTGAVAETRTADQVALSRDAAVVVAVGPRLHQWISRELSVFDDAPTPLRLDPGFDYTDQAPRRPPPGVPQVLMLGRLEDASTKGLDLAARAVGHAAALRAPADPPIELLLRGAPQGQARVIREQVLAWAGRPGLAVTVRNYSPDTERLGQDLRRASLVLMPSRAEGFGLVGLEAIVAGTPVLVSDHSGIGDLLREVLPPSEADRLVVPVGNDERDAEEWGRRVHDALRDRPAAFSRAESVRRAMREHRTWATAVTRLLTAFELSRPAGDDR; encoded by the coding sequence ATGGCGGGCGACGGCGCAGGTCCCCTGATCGCGCCCGAACTCGTCGTGCACCTGTTCGCTCCGGCGGGCGGTCCCCACGCGGCCGAGACGTACGGCTACCTTCGCCGAGCCTGGTTCGCCTGTCGCGACGAGTTCGGCATGCGGCACCCCATCCCGGCGCTCGACCTGCCCCGCGACCCGCCCGAGCGGCACCGGCCGGAGCCTGGCGCGATCGATGAGTTCCTCGCGGCGCAGGCGCACGCCGGCGAGGGCGTGTTCCAGGCTCTGCTGCGTCGCGCCCACGACGTCCTGTGCCTGTCGATCATGCTCGCTCCGTCACCGGCGACCTCGCCGAGCTGGGTGGAGCTGCAGCGGCGGTGGGTGCGAGCCTGCGGTCCCATCCCCGGCGGACTCCTCGGCGCGGCCGAGATCTACCAGGCCCGCCTCGCCGATCCGGAGACCTCCCACGTCGAGCCGGCCCACCCGCTGGCGGCGGCCTGTCGGGAACTGCTCCCGGCGCCCACCCCACCCGTCTGGTTCGACAACCTTGGCGTGGCGACGCCCCAGGGGTTCGCCGTCTGGGAGGCGGAGCGCGACGAGGAGGCGAGGGCACGCCGACGCATCGTCGTCCTCGCGCCGAACGACCGCGACGACGAGTTGTCGGCCTGGACCTGGAGCCGAGGGGACGCCGCGATCACGCCCTTCGCCCGCTACCTCATGCACGCGGCCAAGCTCCGCTATCACCTGCGGGTCTGGGCGGGTGGCGACCCACTGCGCACGGTGCGAGACCGCACCGACCAGCTCACCGAGTCGGTGGCGGGGCTGCTCGACGAACAGCTGGCGGCGGGCGGCGCCCTCCCGCGCCAGGACGAGGGCCGGACACGCACCGGCGACCTGCGCGCCCAGGCGCTCCACCTGGCCCTGTCCATGACGCGAGTCCGCGAGATCAGACACTCGGTGGAGATCGCCGGGTACAACCTCGCGCAGTACGCGCCCCCGGCCGACGCTCACGGCGGCAACGGAGGCGGGTTGTTCGCCGACGACCGTGACCTGGCCTCCTGGTTCCCCCAGCAGCTCGACGACGACCTGCGCTACGCGGACGCGTCGGCCGAGCGCGCCCAGAGCGCTCTCGACGCCGCCGAGCGGGTGCTGGACCCGCCACCCGCCCACCGCGGGATCGCCGAGCCTGACTCCGGACGGCCCCTGCCCGAACCCCCGGCCCAGGCTCGGGGTGAGCCGGGACCGGCGGCCGTGCCGGCCCCGCGGGGCCTCACGCCCCCCCGGCTACCGGGGCCGGCTCGGGTACTCGCGCTCGCGGACGAGTGGCTGCCCGGGCGAGGCGGCCTCAGCGCTCTGAACCGTTCCCTGTGCGCCGCGCTGGCCGAGGCCGGGGCCGAGGTGTACTGCGTGGTCCCCGGGGCGACGCCCGAGGAGCGGTCCGACGCCGACCGGGTCGCCGTGCGGCTGGTGGACGCCCCCGCCCTGCCCGGCGCGGCGCTGCGGGACCTGCTGATGCGCCGGCCGCCGCTGCCCGACGGCGTGCTGCCCGACCTGGTCCTCGGGCACGGCCGCATCACCGGCTCGCACGCGAAGGCCGTGACAGAGGACCACTTCCCGGCGGCCCGCCGGGTGCACATCGTCCACACGTCGCCCGACGAGACCGACTGGTGGCGCCCCGACCGCGGCGAGGACACGGGTGCGGTCGCCGAGACCCGCACCGCGGACCAGGTCGCGCTCAGCCGGGACGCCGCCGTCGTCGTGGCGGTCGGCCCACGGCTGCACCAGTGGATCAGCCGCGAGCTGTCCGTCTTCGACGACGCCCCCACACCGCTGCGCCTCGACCCCGGTTTCGACTACACCGACCAGGCACCGCGCCGGCCTCCGCCGGGAGTCCCGCAGGTGCTCATGCTCGGCCGCCTCGAGGACGCCAGCACGAAGGGCCTCGACCTCGCCGCCCGCGCCGTCGGGCACGCCGCGGCGCTGCGCGCCCCGGCGGATCCCCCCATCGAGCTGCTCCTGCGCGGCGCGCCCCAGGGACAGGCGCGGGTGATCAGGGAACAGGTCCTGGCGTGGGCAGGGCGCCCCGGGCTCGCCGTGACCGTGCGCAACTACTCGCCGGACACCGAACGGCTCGGGCAGGACCTGCGCAGGGCGAGTCTGGTCCTGATGCCCTCGCGCGCGGAGGGCTTCGGGCTGGTGGGCCTCGAGGCGATCGTGGCCGGAACACCGGTGCTGGTCAGCGATCACAGTGGCATCGGCGACCTGCTGCGGGAGGTGCTGCCCCCATCGGAGGCCGACCGTCTCGTCGTGCCGGTCGGGAACGACGAACGCGACGCCGAGGAATGGGGCCGCAGGGTCCACGACGCTCTGCGCGACCGCCCGGCGGCGTTCAGCCGCGCCGAATCGGTCCGCCGCGCCATGCGCGAGCACCGGACCTGGGCTACGGCCGTCACCCGTCTCCTGACCGCTTTCGAGCTGTCGAGGCCGGCGGGCGACGACCGCTGA